Proteins from one Alphaproteobacteria bacterium genomic window:
- a CDS encoding Hsp20 family protein, whose protein sequence is MRAFDLSPLFRSTVGFDRMSQLLDAATRLDDAQLSYPPYNIEKLGDDEYRITMAVAGFGESDLSVVSQDNSLTISGKGLEGDDKVKFLHRGIARRAFQRRFELADHIKVKGASMENGLLHVDLVREVPEERKPREVKIGTAPARTIEHKAA, encoded by the coding sequence ATGCGTGCATTCGATCTTTCCCCTCTTTTCCGTTCGACCGTCGGCTTTGACCGCATGTCGCAGCTTCTTGACGCCGCGACGCGCCTTGACGACGCGCAGCTTTCTTATCCGCCCTACAACATCGAGAAGCTTGGCGATGACGAGTACCGCATCACGATGGCGGTTGCCGGCTTCGGCGAAAGCGATCTCAGTGTCGTGAGCCAGGACAACAGTCTCACGATTTCCGGTAAGGGCTTGGAGGGCGATGACAAAGTGAAGTTTCTCCATCGCGGTATTGCGCGGCGCGCATTCCAGCGCCGCTTCGAGCTTGCCGACCATATCAAGGTCAAGGGCGCATCGATGGAGAATGGTCTCCTCCATGTCGACCTCGTGCGCGAGGTGCCCGAGGAGCGTAAGCCGCGCGAAGTCAAGATTGGTACCGCGCCGGCGCGGACGATCGAACACAAGGCCGCCTAA